The nucleotide window CGTGAACGTGGCTACGGGCGCATCGTCAATATCGCCTCCATGGCCGGCAAGGATGGGGTGCAGTACATCTCGGCATATTCGGCCGCCAAGGCCGGGGTCATCGCCTTCACCAAGGCGGCGGCCAAGGAGCTGGCGCAGGACGGTGTGTTGCTCAACTGCGTGGCACCGGCCATGGTCGAGACGCCGCTGATGGCCGAGATGACAGCGGAACACATTGCCGCGAGCAAGGCCAAGATCCCCATGGGGCGCTTCCTCAAGGCCGAGGAGATCGCCAATATGGTCAGCTGGATTGCCGGGCCCGAGTGCAGCTTTACCACCGGCTTTGTCTTCGACCTCAGTGGTGGGAGGGCGACCTATTGACTGGCCTGGGCGTGGCACACCTGACGGCGCTGCAACTGGCGCCGGCGAGGCTGGTACGCGAGGCGCGCCACGCCGGGTTCAGTGCGGTGGGGCTGCGCCTGCACCCGGTGATGGCGGGTGCACTGGCCTACCCGGTTGCGGCCGGTAGCCAGGCAATGCGGGAGCTGCGGGCTGTGCTGGCTGGGGAAGGCGTGCGGGTGACGGACATCGAGTTCGTGTCGCTGACGGCGCAAACCCGGGTGGCTGACTACCAGCCGCTGCTGGCGGCAGGTGCCGAGTTGGGCGCGGTGAGCCTGACAGTGTCCGGCGACGATGAGGATGTTGCACGGCTGACCAGCAACTTTGCAGCGCTGTGTGAGTTGGCGCGTGGCCATGGCCTGCGTGTGGACCTGGAGTTCATGCGCTGGCGGCCGGTGGCGACTTTGCAACAGGCTTGCGCGGTGGTGACGGGGGCGGGGCAGGCCAACAGTGGCGTGTTGGTTGATGCCTTGCACCTGTTCCGCTCCGGTGGCCAGGTGGTCGACATCGGCGCAGTCGACCCGCATTTGCTGCGTGCGGTGCAACTGTGTGATGCACCGATGCTGGCGCCTGCAGAGGCGCTGATCATCGCGGAAGCGCGCGAGGGCCGCTTGCTGCCGGGCGAAGGGCAGCTGCCGCTGGCAACGTTGCTGGCGGCGTTGCCGGGGGACGTGAAGATCAGTGTTGAGGTGCCGTGCGCCGGCTTGCCCGCCGAGCAGCGGCTGCAAGCGGCGGCACAGGTAACCCACGGCTGGCTGCACGGCAGGCGACCTGTGTCACCCGCTGTGCAGGTTGCGGGTCACTGCTGATCCGGTACCACGGCGATCACGTCGATCTCCATCAGCCACTCGGCCTGGGCCAACCCGGCGACCACCAGCCCGGTGGAGATCGGGAACACGCCCTTCAGCCACTTGCCCACTTCCTTGTACACCGGCTCGCGGAAGCGTGGGTCGGTGATGTAGGTGGTGGTCTTGACGATGTGCGACAGGTCCGAGCCCGCTTCTTCAAGCAGTTGCTTGACGTTCTTCATCGCCTGTTCGGTCTGCGCCTGGGGGTTACCCAGGCCCACCAGCTTGCCTTCGAAGTCGGTACCGACCTGGCCGCGCACATAGATGGTGTTACCGGCCCGCACGGCCTGGCACAGGTCGTTGTCCAGGGTCTGGTTGGGGTAGGTTTCCTTGGTGTTGAACATGCGGATGCGAGTATGGGTAGGCATCAGTGGGCTCCGAGGGTGCTGACGTTGCTGATCGTGTTGGTTTGCTGCTCATCCGCCTCGCGCTGTTCGCGGTCGCGGTAGGCCAGGTAGGTGCGTTGCGTGGCGATGTGGCCGGCGACGTGCTTGGCGTCGTGCCACACGCCCCAGATGAACGACGAACCCCGGCGCGACAACCACGGCAGGCCAAGGAAGTACACGCCAGGTTCGCGGGCAACGCCGCGCTGGTGCTGGGGCTTGCCGTTGGCATCGAAGGTGTCCACCTGCAGCCAGCTGAAGTCCACGCCATAACCGGTGGCCCAGATGATGCTGGTAACGCCGGCCTTGGCCAGGTCCAGTTCGCGCAGCGGGTTGCTCATGCAGGCCGGGTCGGCCAGGCGAGTGCGGGCTTCGGGTTCTTCCGGCAGGTCCAGGCCGTTGCTTTCGATGTAGGCATCGGCGGCATCCAGCAGGGCCAGGTAGTTTTCATCGCCGCGGTTGATGTTCTCGACCAGGTTGTCCTGGAAACGCGCCACGCCGTTCTCGAACGACTGGGTAAGGCCGACCAGGGTCATGCCTTGATGGGCGAGGGCACGGAAGTCTACGGTGTGGCCGCCACGGGCGCCGCTGACGGCGATGGTGACGTGCTCGCGACCGGGCTTGGCGATTTCTGCGTCCCATTCACCCAGCACACCCAGCCACCAGCAGAAATCGCGGTTGCGGTAGGCCCGTGGCGGGCGGTCGTGGGCACCGACCGACAGGTACACCTGGCGGCCTGCGCGCATCAGTTCTTCGGCAATCTGCACGCCGGAGGAGCCTGCGCCCACCACCAGCACTGCGCCCTCAGGCAACTGCCCGGGGTTGAAGTAGGCGGCGGAGTGGATCTGGTGCAGGTTGCTGTCTTTCGGTGCGATGGCCGGGATCACCGGCTTCTGGAACGGGCCGGTGGCAGCGACCACACGGTTGGCGCGGATCACCCCTTCATTGGTTTCGATGGTGAAGCCAGGGCGGTCGCTGTTGCGCACCACGCGCTTCACTTCGATGCCGGTGCGCACTGGCAGGTTGTACTTGCGTACGTACTGCTCGAAGTAGTCGGCCACTTGGTCCTTGCCCGCGAAGGCGTCGGCGTCGAGGTTGAATTCCAGGCCTGGGAAGCGGTCGTGCCAGACCGGGCCGTTGGCCACCAGCGAGTCCCAGCGGCCGGTGCGCCAGGCCTCGGCGATGCGGTTGCGCTCCAGCACCAGGTGCGGCACGCCAAGCTTGTTCAGGTGTTCGCTCATGGCCACGCCGGCCTGGCCGGCGCCGACGACGAGCGTGTCGATTTCGAGGTTGTTCAGTGTCATGTCCGAGCCCTTGTTCAGGCGGTTTTTGTAAGGTCGGTTTGGAGGACCGCCGTTGCCTGGAGCCAGACTAGGGATGCTGCACAAATGGCGAAAATAGTATTTAGCTGGTGCTTGCCGATAAAACGGCGAAGGCCTTGGATTTTGTGGTGTGTAGGTGTGTTGATCCCGTGTATGTCGTGGCTTTTTTGGGGGGCGGAAATCGAGCGCCGCCCGCGCGGCGCACGATCTCTGCCACAGCAAAGTTTTTTCCTGCCTAACCCCTCGGAAAATGTTGGTTTCGTGGGCTAGAAGGTTGCGCCCAGAATGCCCTGCATCGCACAGGACAACAGGAGCATTACCATGACCTTCTCCATCATTGGCCGCTGCCAGGAAACCGGCCAGGTCGGCATCGCCATCAGTTCGTCGAGCATCGCCGTGGGGGCCCGCTGCCCTTGGGTACGTGCGGGTGTTGGCGCTGTTTCCACCCAGAACATCACCTTGCCGGCACTGGGCCCGCAGATTCTCGATGCCCTGGAGCAGGGCCAGTTGCCGCCTGCGGCTGCGCTGGACCGGGTACTGAGCGCCAATGGCTGGAGCGAGTACCGGCAGGTCACAGTGATCGACAGCCAAGGCCAGGTGGCACTGTTCACCGGTCGTGAGGCATTGGGCACGCACAATGCCGTGGCCGGTGAGCAATGCGCGGCGGCGGGTAACCTGTTGTCCTCGACCCAGGTGATCGAAGCGATGGTCCTGGCCTTTGAAGAGGCCGGCGGGCACCTGGCCGACCGCTTGCTGGCTGCCATGCATGCGGCGATGGCCGCAGGTGGCGAGGCCGGGCCGGTGCACTCGGCAGCGTTGAAGATCGCTGGCGAGCTGACCTGGCCATTGGTGGACCTGCGCGTGGACTGGGCCGATACCGACCCGATCGGTGTGCTCGATGGCCTGTGGCAGGCGTACCGCCCGCAGATGCAGGATTACGTTACCCGCGCCCTGAACCCGACGGCCGCGCCCAGCTACGGGGTGCCGGGCGATGAGTGATTTTGCCAGCCGCGCGCTGCTGGCCCGGCTGGTCGGCTTTGCAACGGTCAGCCGGGACTCCAACCTTGAGCTGATCGGCTTTATCCGTGATTACCTGGCAGAGCAGGGGGTGGAAAGTGAACTGTTCCATAACCCCGAAGGCACCAAAGCCAACCTGTTCGCCACCATCGGCCCCCAGGGCGTTGGCGGCGTGGTGCTGTCGGGGCACACCGATGTGGTGCCGGTGGACGGCCAGGCCTGGACCGTCGAGCCGTTTGCCCTGAGCGAACGTGACGGGCGCCTGTATGGCCGCGGCACGGCCGACATGAAAGGCTTCATCGCGTCGGTGCTGGCCGCGGTGCCCGCGTTCCTTGCCCAGCCGTTGCACCTGCCGGTGCACCTGGCATTTTCCTACGACGAGGAAGTGGGTTGCCTGGGTGTGCGGTCGATGCTGGCCGCGCTCGAACAGCGCCCGCACAAGCCACGCCTGTGCCTGATTGGCGAACCCACCGAGCTGAAGCCGGTGCTGGGGCACAAAGGCAAGCTGGCGATGCGCTGCCAGGTGCAGGGTGCGGCCTGCCATTCGGCGTATGCGCCGTATGGGGTGAATGCCATCGAGTATGCGGCGAAGCTGATCGGCAAGTTGGGTGACATCGGTGACGCGCTGGCATTGCCGGTGCATCACGACGTGCGCTTCGACCCACCGTTCTCCACGGTGCAGACCGGGGTGATCAAAGGGGGCAGGGCACTGAATATCGTGCCGGCAGAGTGTGAGTTCGATTTCGAAGTGCGCGCGCTGCCAGGGTTCGAGGCACAGGCAGTGGCCGACCAGTTGCAGACTTATGCAGAGGCCGAGCTGCTGCCGCGTATGCGCAAGGTCAATGCGGCCAGTGAGATTCGCCTACAACCGTTGAGCGCCTACCCAGGGCTGGCGACATCGGCAGACAGCGAGGCTGCGCGGCTGGTGGCGTTGCTCAGTGGCACGGATGAATTCGGCACGGTGGCGTTTGGTACAGAAGGCGGCCTGTTCGACCAGGCAGGGATCCCGACCGTGGTGTGCGGGCCTGGCAGCATGGACCAGGGGCACAAGCCGGATGAATTCGTCAGTGTCGAGCAGTTACGGGGGTGTGATGCCATGCTGCTGAGGTTGGTGGATTACCTGCGGCAGGCTCCCGTCTGACAGGGTAAAGAACGTATGCAGGAGCGACCTTGTGTCGCTCCTGCAGGGATCGGTGTCTGCTTCAGGTTAGAAGCTGGCCTTGACCTGCAGGCCAACCACCAACGCGTTGTCGATCTTCTTCCCCGAGAACGCCCCCGGCTCGATGATGTACTGCACATCCGGGCGCAGGTTCAACCATGGCGTCGCCTGGTAGCCATAGCTCAGTTCGATCAACTGCTCGGCGCTGTCGATGTCGGGGAACTGCTGGCCAGCGTTGAAGGCGGCGTCTTCCAGCACATCGCGGCTACGCGGGTTAGGCACGGCACGGCCGTAACCCAGCGCCACCGTATCTTTCGGGCGGCCTTCGAACGGCTTGTACAGCACCACGCCGGCGCCATACCACTTGGTGAACGGCGAGGCGGCCTTGCTGGATGCCGAGTACTGGCCGAAGGCATGCAGGCTGCGGCCTGGCGAGCTTTGGTCGTTCCACACGGCCTGGTCGATCAGCAGGTAGTGGCCGCCACGGCCGGATACTTCGTCATCGCTGCCGATGCGTTTCACGTCGGAGCTGTCGTAGTAGTAGCCCAGCTTGTACTCGCCGGGCAGTTCACCCTGCAGCTTGTACACCAGCTCCACCGGTACCACGGTGCCGGTGGTGTGCTTGGGGCCCAGGTGCCAGGCGCGGCTGGAGTTGCCATTGCTCTCGGGGTCGACGTTGAACGCCGCCACGCGCAATTGCCAGGCAGGCGACAGGTCGTACTTCACCCGCACGCCCAGGTGAGCGTTGGGGTAGTTGGTCCAGCCGCTGCCACCGGACATGTTCAGCGGGTGGCCACAGAAGCCGGCGTTCATGAAGTTGCACAGGATGCCGCTGTCCAGGCCGCCCAGGTCGTTACCCATGGCCATGTAGCCCAGCTTGACGTTGAGCGCCGGGGTGAACAGGGTGCGCTCGTAGCTCAGCTCGGTCAGGCGGGTGTACAGGCCACCGAAGTTTTCCTGGATCGGCAGGCGGTTGCCTACCAGGTCTTCCGAGGCACTGTTACCACGGCGGTCGTTGATGGTCAGCTGGACCTTGCCGCCGTTGTCCAGGCCGTACAGTTTCGACAGGTCGAACTGCACGCCCAGCTTCAGGTTCTGCGAATAGCGCGCCGAGCGGTGCAGGCCGCCGTGGGCGTTGTAGGCGGTTTCGCCGCTGTAGTCGCCGGTGAACTTCACGCCGTCGTCTTCAAGCTGGTGGCGCAGGCCGCCCCAGTCGCCGGTCAGGGTACTGCGGGTCATCAGGTCGCCGTCGGCCAGGGCGGTGGTGCTGGCCAAGGCCAGCAGCAGGGTAGGGGTAATGCGAATTGCGGATGGCATTGCTGTGTCTCGGGTTGTTATTCAGGGCCATTCACGGCTGAACCCGCGCCCGCATGGCCAGTGCTGACCTTGTGGGAGCGGGTTCACCCGCGAAGGGGGCGACGCGCTCTTACGGCAAGGC belongs to Pseudomonas putida NBRC 14164 and includes:
- a CDS encoding sugar phosphate isomerase/epimerase family protein, which translates into the protein MTGLGVAHLTALQLAPARLVREARHAGFSAVGLRLHPVMAGALAYPVAAGSQAMRELRAVLAGEGVRVTDIEFVSLTAQTRVADYQPLLAAGAELGAVSLTVSGDDEDVARLTSNFAALCELARGHGLRVDLEFMRWRPVATLQQACAVVTGAGQANSGVLVDALHLFRSGGQVVDIGAVDPHLLRAVQLCDAPMLAPAEALIIAEAREGRLLPGEGQLPLATLLAALPGDVKISVEVPCAGLPAEQRLQAAAQVTHGWLHGRRPVSPAVQVAGHC
- a CDS encoding RidA family protein, producing MPTHTRIRMFNTKETYPNQTLDNDLCQAVRAGNTIYVRGQVGTDFEGKLVGLGNPQAQTEQAMKNVKQLLEEAGSDLSHIVKTTTYITDPRFREPVYKEVGKWLKGVFPISTGLVVAGLAQAEWLMEIDVIAVVPDQQ
- a CDS encoding flavin-containing monooxygenase; protein product: MTLNNLEIDTLVVGAGQAGVAMSEHLNKLGVPHLVLERNRIAEAWRTGRWDSLVANGPVWHDRFPGLEFNLDADAFAGKDQVADYFEQYVRKYNLPVRTGIEVKRVVRNSDRPGFTIETNEGVIRANRVVAATGPFQKPVIPAIAPKDSNLHQIHSAAYFNPGQLPEGAVLVVGAGSSGVQIAEELMRAGRQVYLSVGAHDRPPRAYRNRDFCWWLGVLGEWDAEIAKPGREHVTIAVSGARGGHTVDFRALAHQGMTLVGLTQSFENGVARFQDNLVENINRGDENYLALLDAADAYIESNGLDLPEEPEARTRLADPACMSNPLRELDLAKAGVTSIIWATGYGVDFSWLQVDTFDANGKPQHQRGVAREPGVYFLGLPWLSRRGSSFIWGVWHDAKHVAGHIATQRTYLAYRDREQREADEQQTNTISNVSTLGAH
- a CDS encoding DUF1028 domain-containing protein, producing MTFSIIGRCQETGQVGIAISSSSIAVGARCPWVRAGVGAVSTQNITLPALGPQILDALEQGQLPPAAALDRVLSANGWSEYRQVTVIDSQGQVALFTGREALGTHNAVAGEQCAAAGNLLSSTQVIEAMVLAFEEAGGHLADRLLAAMHAAMAAGGEAGPVHSAALKIAGELTWPLVDLRVDWADTDPIGVLDGLWQAYRPQMQDYVTRALNPTAAPSYGVPGDE
- the argE gene encoding acetylornithine deacetylase yields the protein MSDFASRALLARLVGFATVSRDSNLELIGFIRDYLAEQGVESELFHNPEGTKANLFATIGPQGVGGVVLSGHTDVVPVDGQAWTVEPFALSERDGRLYGRGTADMKGFIASVLAAVPAFLAQPLHLPVHLAFSYDEEVGCLGVRSMLAALEQRPHKPRLCLIGEPTELKPVLGHKGKLAMRCQVQGAACHSAYAPYGVNAIEYAAKLIGKLGDIGDALALPVHHDVRFDPPFSTVQTGVIKGGRALNIVPAECEFDFEVRALPGFEAQAVADQLQTYAEAELLPRMRKVNAASEIRLQPLSAYPGLATSADSEAARLVALLSGTDEFGTVAFGTEGGLFDQAGIPTVVCGPGSMDQGHKPDEFVSVEQLRGCDAMLLRLVDYLRQAPV
- a CDS encoding carbohydrate porin yields the protein MPSAIRITPTLLLALASTTALADGDLMTRSTLTGDWGGLRHQLEDDGVKFTGDYSGETAYNAHGGLHRSARYSQNLKLGVQFDLSKLYGLDNGGKVQLTINDRRGNSASEDLVGNRLPIQENFGGLYTRLTELSYERTLFTPALNVKLGYMAMGNDLGGLDSGILCNFMNAGFCGHPLNMSGGSGWTNYPNAHLGVRVKYDLSPAWQLRVAAFNVDPESNGNSSRAWHLGPKHTTGTVVPVELVYKLQGELPGEYKLGYYYDSSDVKRIGSDDEVSGRGGHYLLIDQAVWNDQSSPGRSLHAFGQYSASSKAASPFTKWYGAGVVLYKPFEGRPKDTVALGYGRAVPNPRSRDVLEDAAFNAGQQFPDIDSAEQLIELSYGYQATPWLNLRPDVQYIIEPGAFSGKKIDNALVVGLQVKASF